One segment of Thermosynechococcus sp. HN-54 DNA contains the following:
- a CDS encoding helix-turn-helix domain-containing protein translates to MSCWAQIDDTAMHPEDIKAELRKRDWNGAKIGQKLGVSRHCVSAVIRGRSRSAMIEKEIATILEKPLYVVFPDYYSCQSPSD, encoded by the coding sequence TTGAGTTGTTGGGCGCAGATTGATGACACCGCTATGCATCCTGAGGACATTAAGGCAGAACTGCGGAAACGGGATTGGAATGGCGCAAAAATCGGCCAAAAGCTAGGGGTTTCTCGCCACTGTGTATCGGCAGTTATTCGTGGCCGTTCCCGCTCAGCAATGATTGAGAAGGAAATAGCAACGATTCTTGAAAAGCCCCTTTACGTTGTTTTCCCCGATTACTATAGTTGTCAGTCGCCCTCGGATTAA
- the argH gene encoding argininosuccinate lyase: protein MSAQPQPWSQRFEQALHPAIARFNASIGFDIRLIEYDLTGSQAHARMLAKTGIISPEEAETLIQGLEQIRQEYRAGQFTPGIEAEDVHFAVERRLTELVGDVGKKLHTARSRNDQVGTDIRLYLRSEIDHILQQLRQWQRTLLDLAESHGETLIPGYTHLQRAQPLSLAHHLLAYVEMAARDIERLQQIRERVNVSPLGAGALAGTTFPIDRHYTAELLGFREPYRNSLDAVSDRDFAIEFLCAASLIMVHLSRLSEEIILWASEEFAFVKLSDTCATGSSIMPQKKNPDVPELVRGKTGRVFGHLQALLVIMKGLPLAYNKDLQEDKEALFDAVDTVRACLEAMTILMAEGVVFQPHRLAAAVESDFANATDVADYLASKGVPFREAYNLVGQVVKNCLAQGKFLKDLTLEEWQALHPAFAADIYERIAPRQVVAARNSYGGTGFDQVRQALAAARDRLNDF, encoded by the coding sequence GTGAGTGCCCAACCCCAACCTTGGAGCCAGCGCTTTGAACAAGCCCTCCATCCGGCGATCGCCCGCTTCAATGCCAGTATTGGCTTTGACATTCGCCTCATTGAGTACGATCTCACCGGCTCCCAAGCCCATGCGCGCATGCTGGCAAAAACAGGGATTATTTCCCCTGAGGAAGCAGAAACGCTGATCCAAGGCCTTGAGCAAATTCGCCAAGAATATCGCGCTGGCCAGTTTACGCCTGGTATCGAAGCGGAGGACGTGCATTTTGCTGTCGAACGCCGCCTCACGGAATTGGTAGGGGATGTGGGCAAAAAACTGCACACGGCGCGATCGCGCAACGATCAGGTGGGCACCGATATTCGCCTCTATTTGCGCTCAGAAATTGACCACATTCTTCAGCAACTGCGACAGTGGCAGCGTACTCTTTTGGACTTAGCAGAATCCCATGGGGAAACGCTCATCCCCGGTTACACCCACCTGCAACGGGCACAACCTCTGAGCTTAGCTCACCATCTGCTGGCCTATGTGGAAATGGCAGCGCGGGACATCGAGCGACTGCAACAAATTCGTGAGCGGGTGAATGTCTCTCCCTTGGGGGCGGGAGCACTGGCGGGCACTACCTTTCCCATCGATCGCCACTACACCGCAGAATTGTTGGGCTTTCGCGAACCCTATCGCAATAGCCTCGATGCCGTCAGCGATCGCGATTTTGCCATTGAATTTCTCTGCGCGGCTAGCTTGATCATGGTGCACCTGTCGCGCCTCTCGGAGGAGATTATTCTGTGGGCTTCCGAGGAGTTTGCCTTTGTCAAGCTCAGCGATACCTGTGCCACTGGCTCTAGCATCATGCCCCAAAAGAAAAATCCCGATGTGCCGGAGTTAGTGCGGGGAAAAACGGGGCGAGTGTTTGGCCATTTGCAAGCGCTCTTGGTGATCATGAAGGGGCTGCCCTTGGCTTACAACAAAGACTTGCAAGAGGATAAAGAGGCTCTTTTCGATGCCGTGGATACTGTCCGTGCCTGCCTAGAGGCGATGACGATCCTGATGGCGGAGGGCGTCGTGTTTCAACCGCACCGCTTGGCGGCGGCTGTCGAGAGTGATTTTGCCAATGCGACGGATGTGGCGGATTACTTGGCCAGCAAGGGGGTGCCCTTTCGTGAGGCCTACAACCTCGTGGGTCAGGTGGTGAAAAACTGCCTTGCTCAAGGAAAGTTCCTCAAAGACCTCACCCTCGAGGAATGGCAAGCCCTACACCCCGCCTTTGCAGCGGATATTTACGAACGGATCGCACCGCGACAGGTGGTGGCTGCCCGCAATAGCTATGGCGGGACGGGGTTTGATCAGGTGCGCCAAGCCCTTGCTGCGGCTCGCGATCGCCTTAATGATTTTTAA
- a CDS encoding GGDEF domain-containing protein gives MKGTLTEYIRLFPEPIAIVNSNGEILAINDGASLFWQQDAQELIGQSLAVLLQQSQDQVQAWLKLCQGNAQMLAAHFPIPQPETNHWVIEGIGINLDGEPAILTRIVPSFCHNQQLLAAQLQQLQAELARQVALVTELQQRQQTLEQERQQLQILAQRDPLTALGNRRFFDKALSRLWQEAQVQGHPLTLALIDIDDFKAYNDCYGHLAGDRVLQQVAHTLKAHVRSNDAIARYGGEEFTLVLACLSAETALQILNRMRNHVRELKILQSKAACHPYITVSGGLCFVPARNRATLTEIFAIADVALYQAKQAGRDRCVLLTWSPNAPSNP, from the coding sequence ATGAAGGGCACACTTACTGAGTATATTCGCCTTTTTCCAGAGCCGATCGCGATCGTGAACAGTAACGGTGAAATTCTGGCAATCAACGATGGTGCCTCGCTCTTTTGGCAACAGGATGCCCAAGAATTGATAGGTCAATCCCTCGCAGTGCTGCTCCAACAATCGCAGGATCAGGTACAGGCATGGTTAAAGCTGTGCCAAGGCAATGCCCAGATGTTGGCTGCTCATTTTCCGATTCCTCAGCCTGAAACCAATCATTGGGTCATTGAAGGCATTGGTATCAATCTGGATGGCGAACCTGCAATTTTGACACGGATTGTGCCTAGCTTTTGCCACAATCAGCAGTTACTCGCTGCCCAGTTACAGCAACTACAGGCAGAACTGGCTCGGCAAGTCGCCCTTGTGACGGAATTGCAACAGCGCCAGCAGACCCTAGAGCAGGAAAGACAGCAGCTACAAATCCTTGCCCAACGGGATCCGCTAACGGCTTTAGGGAATCGTCGTTTTTTTGACAAAGCCTTGAGTCGTCTTTGGCAGGAGGCGCAAGTTCAAGGCCACCCCTTGACGCTGGCGTTAATTGATATTGATGACTTTAAGGCCTATAACGACTGCTATGGTCACTTGGCGGGCGATCGCGTGCTGCAACAGGTAGCTCACACCCTAAAGGCACATGTGCGCTCTAACGATGCTATTGCCCGCTATGGGGGTGAGGAGTTTACCTTGGTGCTGGCCTGCCTTTCTGCTGAAACAGCGCTGCAAATTCTCAATCGGATGCGCAACCATGTGCGGGAGCTAAAAATCCTTCAATCAAAGGCAGCATGTCATCCCTACATCACCGTGAGTGGAGGGCTATGTTTTGTGCCTGCTAGGAATAGGGCAACGCTAACAGAGATTTTTGCTATTGCTGATGTGGCGCTTTATCAGGCGAAGCAAGCGGGGCGCGATCGCTGTGTTCTGCTGACGTGGTCACCCAATGCACCTTCCAATCCTTAG
- a CDS encoding heme oxygenase (biliverdin-producing), with the protein MTTSLATKLREGTKKAHTMAENVGFVRCFLKGTVEKSSYRKLVASLYHIYSAMEQEMERLKDHPIVGKIYFPELNRKNSLERDLTYYFGANWRDEITPSPATQAYVARIHEVANTAPELLVAHSYTRYLGDLSGGQILKGIAERAMNLQDGEGTAFYRFESISDEKAFKQLYRQRLDELAVDEATAQRIVDEANAAFGMNMKIFQELEGNLIKAIGQLLFNTLTRRKQRGSTELATAE; encoded by the coding sequence ATGACGACGTCTCTAGCGACGAAATTGCGCGAAGGCACGAAAAAAGCCCATACCATGGCTGAAAATGTTGGCTTTGTCCGCTGCTTCCTCAAAGGCACCGTGGAAAAAAGCTCTTACCGCAAGCTCGTTGCCAGCCTCTATCACATTTACAGTGCCATGGAACAGGAGATGGAGCGGCTCAAAGACCATCCCATTGTTGGCAAAATTTACTTTCCAGAACTGAACCGCAAAAACAGCCTTGAGCGAGATCTCACTTATTACTTTGGTGCCAACTGGCGCGACGAAATTACTCCCTCCCCCGCCACGCAGGCCTATGTAGCCCGCATTCATGAAGTGGCCAATACTGCCCCAGAACTGTTGGTGGCTCACTCCTACACCCGCTACCTTGGAGATCTTTCCGGCGGACAAATTCTCAAGGGGATTGCCGAGCGTGCCATGAACCTGCAAGATGGCGAGGGTACCGCTTTTTATCGCTTTGAATCCATTAGTGACGAAAAAGCCTTTAAGCAACTCTATCGCCAACGCCTCGATGAACTGGCGGTAGATGAAGCAACAGCGCAGCGGATTGTGGATGAGGCCAATGCCGCCTTTGGTATGAACATGAAGATCTTCCAAGAACTGGAGGGTAATCTTATCAAAGCGATTGGTCAGTTGCTCTTTAATACCCTCACTCGTCGCAAACAGCGCGGCAGCACCGAATTGGCCACTGCTGAGTAG